The genome window CATAATTCTCGAAGACAAAGGCACTAAGAAACAGATCAGTCATAGCAAGGCAAGAGAAGGACCATAAGAAAGCCGAAATCCATCCATTTTACCTCAGAATTCTCAGGGGAGTTCTCTTGTAAGTACAAGAGAGGCAGAAACTGAGAgagaagaagacgaggaggacGGTGTAGATCTTGGCGATGGTTTGGGGGATTCAAGAAGGTGACGGGGACGGATGTAGTTGCAGTGTTCGGAGGGGGACAGGGGAAGAAGATGAATCCCGACGACGTTAGCAAAGCGCAGCACCCTTCTGCTACGCATTTATTGCGGACGCAGACGGACGTGAGGAAGGGTCCAAGCTCGGGCTCTTCTCCCTCACCAACCTGCAGTCCGGTCTTCCTCGCCCGGCTTCCCTTCACACACCGCACACACGGTTACTCACAACCCCCACCCACCACGTCCGCATCGTCGTCGCCGCCACGTGGATCCTCCTCGGCACCAGCACCGCCACAACTTGCATTAAATTGGACAACTATATGGGTCCACGTGAACGCTCCCGTTCGGTGCCTCATAAAAAAACGACCGATGCTTATTCGAGAGCAGGCTACCAACTAGCTCTCTTGGGGCCCACCCGGATCAACAGATTGACGAAGTAGCGACAGCATGACGGTTGGGTTCTTATGTTACCTCACGCTGACGAACCCGCGTGTGTGAGGTGGAGAGAACAATGGGACCCACCGATGTGCCAAAATGGATAATCACATGGGCACACGTGCGCGCCTCCCCGAACGCCTACCCCACATCCTCGTCCTCCCAACGAAACCGAGTGTACTAGCTCCTCCGGGGCCCACTCACGTCAACAGTTTCGTGGGACCCAGGGGTTTATTACCCATCTTTCAACCCACGAGAgtcttcaaaattaaaatcagtaGTGCTTTTCGTGAAACTTCAAATTTCAAAACAattgaattaaaatcaaaatcaacTAATTTGATCAGTGGTGTCAAAAatgtatattattaattaattatcttttctaTAGGTCTTAATagtctttcatatatatatatatatatatatatatatatatatatatataagtgtgaAGAtttcatgtaatatttttttctccTTCTAAAATTTTATTTCGTAAATTTTTTTAACTCCTTCTATTtagatatttataaatattttatatttaaaattttataaaaatataatttttcaaaaatgCTTAGTTTGTTAGTTGTTAAATAAAGTAAAAACATGGATGAGAAGATCGTATAGGATGATTGATTCCAATTTAAATCAATTTCTTCTCGCTATCATTACGTGTGAATATTTTCTTACGAAACAGAAAGAGATTAGTGCTATATTGTTTACTATTTACTTACTTTTCGATCAATAGTAGTATATGCTCACCCAACAGGTAATTGGCTCGACCAAATCAAAGCAATCAATGTGGATACATCTCTCTATACCATTTTATATCTTGTCTATGTCCTTTTTTTCCTACTTACTTCAACTTGCTCCCAATACTTTGCTTTTGTTTAGTTCACTCGATTAAATGTTCAACACATCCTCACCTAAGCCAATCATTTTATCTCTGGACATGGCTATTTTCATTCACATGAGGAAGTAAAATCGACCAAAATGAAAATTAAGTCTATTATACTTCGATTGTTATGTCTCTactaaatcaaaatataaaaaaattgtacCAAAACATAGAAAATCTTCCTTATATGGTGGCATGTTAGGAAAATTTGGTTAAAGAACATATGCTCGACACTTTGTTGAACAATAAATACAGGTTTCTGAAGATATAGAATACATTATTTTATACTCATCATTTATCACAGAATTCAACACAACGTAGCTACCGATGCAGCTGCCACCATTACATTTAATAAAGCATGCATGGCTTCGCCGGTAGGTCGTAAAAACACATTAGCGGTCACTCTTCTCGCCgtatcataataatattaaaaataaacatCGATTACTTATCGTGAGATATTTGAATCGATTATTATACTATTACAAAAGGGATAGGTTTCGTAAAAATTATATACAACGGTTTAAGTCATTGTCTATCCATCTATCCGTATGGGTAAAAGTCCaagataaattatttaaaacTATCTCTCCCCATTGCCCATATGAATAAAATATCATAAGGAAGACGTTAGGACGATTATATATTATCCTCTTTAAAATCATGTATAAAAGTTAATCTCTAATGTTATATAGGAAGACACTCTTTTCAAGAAAAACTTATATGCATGAAAAAATCTCGTTCACTAGTATAGGTAGTACATTAGGAGCTCGACACTTCATTTTCAAAACTATCTCGAACATTCTTATATATTTGGGTTTGGACCACATCGGATTGACTCAGACGTTAAtgacgattatatatatatatatacattaaaaaaaatatatatatctattaaataaacataatattttttataaacttaATAAATCTTAAATTAAATTTTACGAGTTATAGTTATAAGATACTttttactaaatatttttgtgaCATTCATATcccaataataatatttttggatGTAAATATAAGATTACGTCAATTAACCACCCATATTTATACAAGTTAATTTGTTTTTTTATTACGATAAATATAGCATATATACGagtaaatataaatcataaaatagaaaataaatataaacataGAAAATAGTAGAtccatatataaatattttcaccAAAACAAAACGAAACCAAAGAATGATTAATGCACGTAGTCTTAGTTTAATCAATTGGGAAGTTAATTTCGTAAACTCTAATAGATATTCTACAGTAACATAAAATATAAGAGaaactaatatatataatatataattattagctGATTGGTGCATCGGTGACTGCTGAGAGAACAGTCACGTTGGCATTAATAGTGATTGATTTGTTTATGCCTTTGGTTGGAACGTCGTGGAGATCAAAATAGCTTTCTTTGCAGTAGTTGAGGTTTCATGGCCCATTCAAATAAGCTACATTGCCACTTGTCTTGCCTTCCAATGGTACATTCTACTCGATCAAATCTCTATGTGATGCGCTTTACCACTAATCTAAGCAAAACGTTGGGAAAGCAAATAAAATTCCTTCGGCACGGAGACAACAAGTCAACACAATCCCATTCAATGATCCCAAAAAGATAACTATCTTATGTTGATTCCAGCCATCAATCAAGCAATCGTAAACAAATCCTAGCCATCGATCACCAAAAGCATCATCACAAAATTCCACCATTGTGATCGCCCCCCCCCCACCACGAAGCTATCAACGTGCCACTCGAAGTAGGTCGTACGATGCCGCGTATTTAATGGAGTCATAGCAATCCACTGGATCAAATCGATCGATGGTCTACTCTTTCGACGTCCCACCCAAACCATTCCGATTGATGGCCAAAACGGCTGCCCCAATCCTCACGTCACTTTTGATGCTGACAGCCGTGCAAAAGGTGTCATTTCGAAGCTATCGATTTGAATCagtcgggggggggggggagaagacATGCACGTCTCCTACCGAGATGGCCTAATGGCCTCAGAATTCCATAGGCCCAGTCTATCGCAGCCCGTATATTTCTGGGCTGTGATGAGTCGACCCGATCACGGCCGAGTTAGACTCGACCCATTGGACCGATCGAAATTGAcatcaatataattttaaattatatattgatGTCGGCAGGCATTAATCTgagatttccttttttttttttttttttgggaaattGTTCGTAACGCGAGGCGAGTTTGGGTTCGGCCGCGAGTTCGATCCGGTTCGACTCAGCTTGAAACGACGAGTCGGCCACGAGGGACCAGCTCCCCCCTTGGGTACCACCGGAGGAAAGCCGAGAGCAGCCAAGAGAGGACGGAGCGACGAACGGAAGCGAAGGGCTTGTTTCCATCGCTCCGTCGGTGGATCGCAAGCCAACCGGCTCGATCGATCGCCGCGGCGGAGATTAGGGGGGTCGCGTGGACAGAGAGGGCGTCCTAGGGCTCGATCGCGGGCGGcgatggagaggagagaagaagaagatgatgaggagcagcagcaccagcagcaggaggcgcgagcCGGCGCTGGAGGGAAGATGACTCGGCGACCGTTCCGGCTGAGGGCGCCGCAAACGCCGTACGATCGCCCGCCGGCTGCTGGGGGGAAGGAGCGGCGGGAGGGGGACGGCTGGGTCTCCAAGATCCTCGTTCGGCCTGCTTCTACGATAATCCCTTCCCTCTTCTCCCCCTCCCCGTCCGCCGCCTCCAATCAAGACTACCCCCCGCTCTCCGAATCCTTCCCCGGTGTGATTCCTCTCTTCCTTCCTCCATTAATTCTTTTTTAGGCTTCTTGGTTGCGCTGCATGTCTCTGCGCGATGCCTTGGCGTTCCACATTGTCTTCTTGCGATCTAGGGTTTTAGGGCCCTATATTATCCTCGCTCTTTTTTGCTTTATGCATTAGGCGTTTATGCAAAGCtaccaactaaaagagaagattcTGCCGGCAAGCTTGTTCACGATTTAGGGGTTTGGCCTCCTTGTATTATTAAATGCCTTGGCTGTTTTCACGATGACACAAACGACAATATTCTTATAGGTTCGTTTGGTGCTTGTTATAAGCCACTGTTGCCGTGAGGTATCATTTAGTAATTGTATTAGGTATTCCACTCAATTTGTAGAACTCTGAACTATGGGATATCAACCTTTTTTATCTGTATTTTTTTATTACTGAACATTTACACAACATGAAAGGGACATAAGAAAACTTGGATAAATTTATATCTGGAGCAACTTTCTTTACCTgggcttctctctcttttttaattaatttctTTTTGTTTGCAAATTTGATTTCTTCGACATCTGGTGATTCCTTCCTTGTCTTCTGAAACAATGTTAATTGGAAAAATTATATCGTGGATTCTGTGCATTTTGGATTTGATTAGTTTGTAACATAAATGGAAATTTTAATTCTCAGCGTTGTACATTCAAAGGCCTTAATTAAGTGATTCCTTTGAGTTTCAAATGTTCCACAGGAACCAGGCAAGATGATGCTGATAGGGTTTCCTCTCCTGATGTAAGGTTCTTTCTCCTTCTCCTTTTTATCTTCTTTATGTACATGCTTTTGCAAGAAAAATACTATTTAGCTATTCTGATTTTGATTGTATAtgctagttaaaaaaaaaaaaaaatagagctaTATTAACTCAAAAGACAGGAGGTCAGCACTCAAAAAATGTAAAAAGCGGAGACAAATTCCCCTGTCTAAACAAAAAAGGCGTGATTAGACCTAGCGCTTGCAGCTAGCCAATTCGCACATCTGTTGCCCTCCCTAAGTCGCACAGTTCTTCGCTGTGCTTACCAATCACGTCGAAGTCTTGAAAAGTAGATAACATATTTGCAAGTTATGGATGCATATTGGCCTTAATATGGTAAATATTAAAGAGTCAAGATTcgttaaaaatgaaaataactaATGAATAATTGAAATTAAGAAAGTTCAAAAGAAAACAATAGGTGGTTTTTGTAAGatatttttttagattattttgaAGCCTATTTTGAGAATCTTGTGCCAATAAGAAATTACAATTAAGTTACTGAAGAGGTCTTATGGCCGATGAGTATATAAATGACCATATGATAAATCAAAAGGCATAAGAGCAACATTGTATACAGGcagaaaaaaaagttaaaaggCACGTAGGAAAAGAGATAATTAGTATCATTATTAATAGGATAAAACTGGTTTACCATCAGCCAAAACAATAATCGTTGCTTGTAGATAATTGGTTTCCAATCTATCATGCATTTAGATGCAGGACCAAATTATCAGAGTCCAGAACTCATATTTAAGTAATATTTAATAGTAATGTTTGTAACTACTGGATCTTTGTGTTCTGCATTATGTGGAAGTTGAGCCTTTCTTTACCCTTACAAGAGCAGCATGCTGTTAGAAGCTCTTTTTCCATACTCGCAATTTTGTTTTTTCGATTTTATACCGTCTTACTTTGGGTGCAAACGTACAGAACCAAGTACTACAGGCAAAGGATCGAGGTGTTTTTGATGAAAAATCCCAGCCTTTTGGTGATCCAGAGGTCCATCAGCTTTCAGGCGATGAAGCCAGAAATGTGTGTGATAGTGGTGGGATTGCTGAAGTTGAACAATGGCTTAAGCAGAAAACATTTTCTAGGCAAGTAAATACAGTACTTCACAACTGTGATTCATTGTGTTGTTGGTTCCAGAAGTGAAAAACAATTGTTCGTATATTTTTTCAGCAAGCTACATAGTGAAAACTAAGAAGTGAACCATGGCCTTAGTTGTGTGATGTGTCTCCACACTCCAATAAGGATCAATTTTATTATAGTTAACCAAACAACATTTCCTTATGTTTTAGCCAAGGTTTCACGCACCATATCGATCAATATTTACTGGTTCCaggtaatatttttattattgtccAATGCTGGACAAACTGTTTTATTCTTTTCGGATTTAATTGACCAATACAGGTTAGTATACCACTCGATACACCAATAGCATTCTGATCAGGTATATTACCAAAATCGGTATTAGTTTAAGATTATAGACTTTGGTTTTATTCAAAGATAGGTTGTAAGAGATCTCAGGAACACAAGCTTGGTTACAATGCGATTCGTTTAGGAGATACCAGAGCATCAACAACAACAGCATCATAAGTCCCGCCAGTTTTAGACCAGGTCCAAGTGTAGCCCTGCAAAGCTGTTGAGGCCCATACAGCATCTAATAAGGTCACATGACCCTGTTTTGAACAGGAAAAAGTTAACTATTGCCAAGCAGACAGGCGTTCAGTCCTAGCTGAACAAGGGAAGAAGGCTTGGCTCCAATTCTTTCCGCTTATACCGTGAGCTGATCAGGGGGGCTGTTAGCTTACCAACCTTTTCTGATCCAGAAAGGTACCTGACCCCTATCTGTAGCGGGAAAAGGTGATGAAAGATGCTCCCATCCATGTAGGGCTGTTGGCCAGCCCAGCTTACCAAAAAGGGCCACTTGGCAAGGTTTGAACATGGAGGAATTAGGTAATAGGTACCATAGTGATATGGGTTCTATGAGCCTATGAACAATGGATGTAGACCATAAACACTCTACCATAACTAGAGAAGCTCCATTTAGGGGTTCTTCTATAGTCGTCCTTTTTCCTGTATAAATGTCTCATGTGGAAGGTGCAAGTCAGTAGTTGTAGTAGTTTGCATTTGATGCTTATCTTATGGTAATCTAAAAGATTCTTTTTGTGTTGAATTGATTATATGTACTGTGCCAGTGTGCCCTAAATTTGGTTTTCTCCCAATTAATAAACACTTGTTGCTGCCTTATTGTGGAGCAAACATGTTTTATAGCAGCTGGGTGGATGTAATTGTTATTCTAATGCTTAGAATGTTAATTCCTTATCTGAAGGTTGCCTTATTTAGTCTGCATCAGAATTTTCAGATCAGATGTGAGAATACAGCAAGCATCAGATCTTGTATTACAGTATTGGAAACACTCATCTAGAGCAGTCTGTTCACTTTTTAAAAATCCTGCCACCAGAAAATCTATTACCAGACAGAATTTGTTGTCTCATGTATTCTAATTAATCTTAACTTGGAATCTATGATCAGTACCTGGTTGGCAATTGTTGGTGCATACAATATAGTCAAGGTGATTAGCATGTTAAACCTCTTGTTCCTGTGCAGAGAGCAGTCCAACTGTTTAATGAAGTTACTGTTGTCAAGGACTAGAGATCTTTCCCATGATGATCGACCAGCTGCAGGTTTTGTTACAAAAACTGATGGCACATTGAACCTAAAGGCTCCAAGGAAATCTGCACAGTCTGCTGTGCTGCCTGAGCAGCGGATAACACCAAAGCCTCGGGAAGCTTCTGAAATGAGAGTAGTAAGATATCAAACCGTACAGTAATGTTAGCCATTTGATGGTATTGCAGAATTTATTTCCACATTCAGATTACTGATGATTGTTCTGATGGTTTACTCATTTGCTTTCATTGAATAGGCACATGATGTTGGTTCTTCACCAGTTGAAATTGCCAAAGCCTACATGGAAGCTCTAGCAAATGAATCTAACCACAACTCTCATGATGGAAGATTAGAGCTTGAGAAAGCAACGTTTGACAATTGTGCGTCTGCATCAGACATGTCCTACTCATCAGATGTAAAGTTGCCTATATGTTGGCCAGGAGCATTTGTGGAGAGCAGTTATCGTTATCGTACTCCTCAAACTCGTAGGACAAAGGTTGAGCCATACAAATTTCAAAGGACTCCTTACTATGGTTCAATTTTCTCAAGATCGAAGGTCTCTGACTTCTAAATCTCTCTATGTATATAAGTATGTGTCAAATTCACCAGTATAGGTTTCTAAGGTATATATCTCCAATTCTGACTTCTTTTAACAGTTTCAAGCTGGTGATCAGAGTCCACAAATTGTTCCATTGTCTAGGTGGAAAAGATCTACTACTTTTGGTGGTGTAATGGTAATATGCTATTTCTGACCCAAATAGAGATAATTATTTGAGATTTACCTCCTTTTGGATAGAAAATATATCTAAACAAAGATATTCTTTTCCTATGCTTTGTTTACTGGTAGTTAAACTGCTATATCTTTCCTGCACCTACAaacaaaaagaaaccaaaatatcGAATTGTCATTTGGCAGAAGATATATTAGTTAAGGAAGCCAAAGGGATATGGACCCTCTTCAGAGCCAAGTTATCTATGTATATATCTCATGAATTTGAACAGTACATGTTGATCTATTCTTTATCACTAGGTTTGATGTGTCAATTTAAGGGTGTGGGCTCCCTGTAACTGTAACTGCAACAACAAGAATCTGGTGTTGAACAGTCTGGCTTCAATATGAATTTTGAAACATTTAAGAGCAAATATTGTAAAGAACCTTGAACTATAAAAAGTGATGGTTAAATTTTCTAAGAAGAGAAATTAGATAGGTAAAAACACcatgattttttataaataagTAAAAGCTACATTGTTCAGAATTTTATTGCATGGAAATTTCTTCACCGGATGGATCACTTGGTGTTTTGCTATTAGGTTTGGCTCTTCTTTTCTGGATGCACATATATTATTCTCGTTGGGAAAATACATGGAAGTATGGAACAACAGTAAAACAACTTTTTTCCCATGGACTTGATGCTATATCTCAAATTACCAAAATATGTTGACCACTCAATATCTCTAATTTTTCAAACTATTTGAACTAGTATTTTGAAAGAGAGGTCGAACATCAAGGAACTTCAAAGCGCACCCAGAAGCTAGCCAGCTGTATCTTTGTGGAGGCATCACAAAAACATAAGTATATTGATCCCTTATTATGTGTTTGGAATGAGCACCACAAAGAGTTTCCACACACACATGAATTTTGTTATCGGAGCATCGAGAATGAGTTTTTGTTGCACTGGAAGCTAAAATGAACTTGCTAACTGCAGGATTGCCATAAAACTCATGTTTCAGATTCATGTATTGCACTTTcaaattttcttattttcctttttttttgttttctaaatTGTGATGGATATTTGATGATTCATTTCCGACAGTCTGTTCATTTGTCAGGTTCCTGAGAAGTATAATGAATCAACTCCttccaaagaatttggtacttcaAATCTTGCTAATTTTTGCTTAATGTCGTCAGCAACTTCAAATGATAAGAACTTGCCATCCCCTTTGGGGATGACATCTGAGAAAGATTCATTGGCATCTAGCTTGAACTTCCAGACTGCTGAAGGTTCCAAATACAATATTGGTCCTTCATCTGTTCATCCAAAATCCAGTCAAATGGCTCGGAAAATATTAGAGCACCTTGATAGAACAGTTCCTCCGCCCAAAGATAAAATGGTACAGTTGAAGCTGGAAAAAACAGGGACCAAAGATTTCTTGAACACTGCTTGTTTAGCTATGGATGGGCGTGAGAAGAGACCTGATGTGAGTATCATTGCTGACAAGCCAAACTCACTCAGTATGGATACTGCTGCTGCAGAAGAGGTATCATTTCTTTCCTTTGTTCAATTCTTGATTTGTTGAATTTGTTTTTCTGCCTAAGCTTCAACAGATTATATGAGTTTAACTGTTTGGTATTTTAAAAGTCTATGCTGAATCACTTGTTTGTGATATTAACGTTTTAACAGAATACATTAAATTAACTCAGAAGTTTTTATCTCTCCTGATATAAACATGAGAAGCCTAAGAAATCTGCAATGAGTCGGTGATTGGTTACTTGATGTTGTCTGTCACATTTGACAATCAGCAGGAAATGGTTTACAGGTGAGGTAGGCCCATGACTTCTTGTGAAAATTTTCAAGGATAGTACGGGAAAAAAGTGTCTTATTTGCTTTTGTGAAATATTATCTGTGAATAAAAAATGATGGTAAACTCTGGCAAGTTTCCTTTCCTATAATCTGAAATATTAGAATTAAAGTTCAAGATGGATATTCGCGCTCCACAGTTCATTGAAATAGATTTTTTAGGATTGAGTCAGTTCttaatcttgaaatttaagttgaGGTTTCTGCATGCAGCAATCTCCCATGGAAGTTTCTACTGAATATTTAGATGCATTTTGACTAATTCTAAAAGTCATCCTTTTAGAAGCTCCAGAATTTAGAACTGTTGGGTGCACTTGCCTCATGCAGGGTGCTTGTTTTTCACATTCGTATATATTAACAAATCCCCAATCTCCAAGCTCTGGTTGTGTCGGCAGGGACTTGACTGCCTAACCTTGGCCATGTACTGCTTGTTATATCTGATGACTGCATATGCAGGATGTGACAACATATGCAGTCTGCTCATAAGTGGCAGGATGTCGATATCATGATTGTTTTTTGCTgcatttttatgttttatttctCCTACCTATATCATGCTATGTATGTGGGATCTATCAATCTTCAGTAGGACCATGGTTTTACCTATAATATGTGTTTCTGAAGAATAAGATTTCTTTGCAGATATTTTATTGTTAACCACGAAGCTAGAGAGTGTTGCTGTTGCTTTTTACAACATCGCTTCATGAATCTGACTTCAGGCTTTCTTATGATGCTACAACAATTCATCTAAAGAAGCGGTCAAATTAGTTTTTTGGAAATTCTCATCTTAGTTTCATTCTATGTACTACAAAAACTGGACGTATCACTTACTGCAGGTCCTTTTGTTCATCTATAGAAATCATAACTGTTCCATTACAGTTCTTCATCCTTTTCACTAGTGTTGGTATAGTGcctgtaaatattttttatatgccCAATACTCACTCTATTTTCCAAAATGTTTGAACGATGCACTGATTTGCTTTTACTTCTACTGGATTGGAAATGAATTATtttatcttgtattatttttaGTGAATTATGTTATCGCGAAGAGTCGGATGTAGCTGATGCAAGTACTAGTATGTCAGAATGTTTTCAAACCTGTATAAGACATTTGTTGGCGTACTGACATTTACTAATTTATCATTTTCAACTTGTAGGCTACAACCAGGCTAATAATGGACAATAATCATGATGAGAGACCATCCATTAGTCCGAATAGCACCAATCAGAGCATATTGAGGTTAGTAAAAAATACAGTGTAGTGCTTGCCATGTTCTTCTGTTTGTAGTTTGTATATAGGACCTAATTTCCTACTATACTATACTTGCAGGGCCATGGAGAAAACTTCTGAAGGCTTCGCGTTCACATTTCCTGTTTCCACTCCGATAAATGCTCCTTCCCAAGCACCACCAACGCCTACCATGACCTCATCGCCAGCAGTTTGCAGAATGCTTAGCAACACTGAAGATACCATTCCATCATTTACCTTTAGCTCACCTAGAGCAGACAAcggccttgttttctccttcggaTCCATTTCAAGCCGGACTTTGACGGACACTACCACCCTGCAATTTAAGTTTGGATCTGAAAAGCA of Musa acuminata AAA Group cultivar baxijiao chromosome BXJ1-7, Cavendish_Baxijiao_AAA, whole genome shotgun sequence contains these proteins:
- the LOC135678579 gene encoding uncharacterized protein LOC135678579; this translates as MISTWLAIVGAYNIVKVISMLNLLFLCREQSNCLMKLLLSRTRDLSHDDRPAAGFVTKTDGTLNLKAPRKSAQSAVLPEQRITPKPREASEMRVAHDVGSSPVEIAKAYMEALANESNHNSHDGRLELEKATFDNCASASDMSYSSDVKLPICWPGAFVESSYRYRTPQTRRTKVEPYKFQRTPYYGSIFSRSKFQAGDQSPQIVPLSRWKRSTTFGGVMVPEKYNESTPSKEFGTSNLANFCLMSSATSNDKNLPSPLGMTSEKDSLASSLNFQTAEGSKYNIGPSSVHPKSSQMARKILEHLDRTVPPPKDKMVQLKLEKTGTKDFLNTACLAMDGREKRPDVSIIADKPNSLSMDTAAAEEATTRLIMDNNHDERPSISPNSTNQSILRAMEKTSEGFAFTFPVSTPINAPSQAPPTPTMTSSPAVCRMLSNTEDTIPSFTFSSPRADNGLVFSFGSISSRTLTDTTTLQFKFGSEKQRNLSFSSTSKDTFGLWVGS